In Herpetosiphon gulosus, one genomic interval encodes:
- a CDS encoding polyhydroxyalkanoate synthesis regulator DNA-binding domain-containing protein, whose amino-acid sequence MELIKKYGNRKLYHTNAKQYITLHGIAKLIRAGSDVRVVDNVTGEDLTVQTLSQILLNSKGRRSGSLPIPILSDLIQTSGETLSQMRRNLFQSLGGSQIVDAEIRLRLEHLLDEGKISEDVCQHMGQLLLKDSGHAHAENLPDRSDVERLKSQVEQLANLVEQLLHDK is encoded by the coding sequence GTGGAATTAATTAAGAAATACGGCAATCGGAAGCTTTATCATACCAATGCCAAACAATATATTACGTTGCATGGCATTGCCAAGTTGATTCGGGCAGGCAGTGATGTTCGGGTCGTCGATAATGTGACTGGCGAAGATCTGACCGTGCAAACCTTATCGCAAATTTTGCTCAATAGCAAAGGTCGCCGCTCAGGCTCGCTGCCAATTCCGATTTTGTCTGATCTGATTCAAACCAGCGGCGAGACGCTCTCGCAGATGCGCCGGAATCTGTTTCAGTCGCTGGGCGGGAGCCAAATTGTTGATGCCGAAATTCGCTTACGCCTCGAACATTTGCTCGATGAAGGCAAAATTAGCGAAGATGTCTGTCAACATATGGGCCAATTATTGCTGAAAGATTCGGGCCATGCCCACGCCGAAAACCTACCTGATCGCTCCGATGTTGAACGCTTGAAAAGCCAAGTTGAGCAACTAGCCAATTTAGTTGAGCAACTGTTGCACGATAAATAA
- a CDS encoding polymorphic toxin-type HINT domain-containing protein, which translates to MTDTLGAVTTYTYDDAGRTIAVTDARGATTQTHYDAAGRVIASTDALSHTTHTTRDAVGRAIRVTDPLGFATVTSYDRLGRVVATTNPLSHTTTYQYDAMGNTVAITNPRGLVSRTNYNVLGQRIADENPLGQVTTYQYDGMGRLTTVTDTLGLVTQTQYDAVGRTVGTSTSMGFSTAIAYDVRGNPSLITDTLGITTTTAVDQLGRTTAVTTAGQFVTQTRYDVVGNVNQAIDANGVTTGYRHDAAGRVTAVIEHEQPGQPSTTTTNVETLIGYDAVGNTIAITDANGHVRTTQYTLLNQPAQICDGLQRCTTITYTARGERATVTDPRGVVTTYTYDPAGRVVTITYSDGTPAVNYGYNPTNSVIAMVDGSGLTTYTYDALERMTTRSQNGVTITTTIAPDARSVTTEYWGTGSVEATRDPMGRTTTMSAWNAPATQYTYRGATTAVTAMDRPALGQQTTHRYRADGALLQIRYGPNTDLTYTRDAVGLPTMLAETLNGQALTTQLAYDARQRVVAVTQTSDLASVPASSQHYTLDAVGNRLHDGTAATTHTYDAADQVQAFTYDQAGNLLDDGQTIYSYDGANRLRQTQSATMTVAYGYNGWGTLVTETITHGLVVTHTLLLWDETSTLPRLLGTQASNGVETQYAYGPEGVHAVRERQHTAPWLVAYTQLDAQGTIRALITPAGVEQQRTHFSIWGTIRSQTGTSSNRLGYTGELMGHDGTVYLRARHYLPTMGRFLQQDSFAGIPTSPQSLHKYSYAHNSPAWHTDPSGNVVPLLLAAWAAVEITLSVYDAFTTMNTLLDPCVSGWEKASTAGLWLAGMFLPGGGYASGGKAAKRAIVNNLDHADTALYRFNHYTDDVIDSGKAVTHVDDATHVAHQADTVASQRDELIKVTDNLPCVPGNSFVAGTLVETSHGLVPIETLVVGDTVWAIDPQTNQAGYYPITWTTAHTATLVIELTIQPLTDTLGLAQEQIQATDHHPFWVYGRGWIDAGKLRVGDRLLGDAGYTITVVDVGVELQPVMVYNFTVATLHTYTIGHAGILVHNTGCLEFLKNELDTYADGFIQRGDLDHLAPGESKTVAIFKSPHSPRTFKAISGDTGSPFPEELRNSLGHNKNNTSGPKKTHRMRWNCAEMNCLRDILAESGVTDTTPIRKVRPILKDFEFTTMNIERTSTGFLKQYIPPCPGKGNVIGCHDVLDKLNMLEGLLEWEPRVR; encoded by the coding sequence ATGACCGATACCCTAGGTGCGGTCACCACCTATACCTATGATGATGCTGGCCGCACGATTGCCGTCACCGATGCGCGGGGCGCAACCACGCAGACTCACTATGATGCAGCAGGTCGGGTGATTGCCAGCACGGATGCCTTGTCGCACACCACGCACACGACCCGTGATGCCGTGGGCCGCGCGATTCGGGTGACCGATCCGTTGGGCTTTGCGACCGTGACCAGCTATGATCGGCTTGGCCGCGTGGTCGCGACCACCAATCCACTGAGTCATACCACAACCTATCAGTATGATGCCATGGGCAATACCGTGGCAATCACCAATCCGCGTGGCTTGGTTAGCCGCACGAACTACAATGTGCTGGGGCAGCGGATTGCCGACGAGAATCCCCTTGGTCAAGTCACCACCTATCAGTATGATGGCATGGGACGGCTGACAACGGTCACCGATACCCTTGGGCTAGTCACGCAGACTCAGTATGATGCTGTGGGCCGCACCGTGGGAACCAGCACATCGATGGGCTTCAGCACTGCGATCGCCTATGATGTGCGGGGAAACCCCAGTCTGATCACGGATACCTTGGGCATTACCACGACGACGGCGGTCGATCAGCTGGGCCGCACCACGGCGGTGACCACCGCTGGTCAATTCGTCACCCAGACACGCTATGATGTGGTCGGGAACGTGAACCAGGCCATCGATGCCAATGGGGTGACCACGGGCTATCGCCATGATGCCGCTGGCCGCGTGACGGCGGTGATTGAGCATGAACAGCCGGGGCAGCCATCCACCACGACCACGAATGTGGAAACCCTGATTGGCTACGATGCGGTGGGCAATACGATCGCGATTACCGATGCCAACGGCCATGTCCGCACGACTCAGTACACCCTGCTGAACCAGCCAGCGCAGATCTGCGACGGCCTCCAGCGCTGTACCACGATCACCTATACCGCGCGGGGTGAGCGGGCAACCGTGACGGATCCACGCGGAGTCGTCACCACCTATACCTATGATCCTGCTGGACGAGTCGTGACGATCACCTATTCCGATGGCACGCCAGCGGTCAATTATGGCTACAATCCGACCAATTCGGTGATCGCGATGGTGGATGGCAGTGGCCTGACCACCTATACCTATGATGCCCTCGAACGGATGACCACGCGCAGTCAGAATGGCGTGACGATTACCACCACGATTGCGCCTGATGCACGCAGCGTCACCACTGAGTATTGGGGGACGGGCAGCGTTGAGGCCACGCGTGACCCCATGGGCCGGACGACGACCATGAGCGCATGGAATGCACCCGCAACCCAGTATACCTATCGTGGGGCAACCACGGCAGTCACCGCGATGGATCGACCAGCGCTCGGGCAGCAGACCACCCACCGCTATCGGGCTGATGGGGCGCTGCTCCAGATTCGCTATGGCCCCAATACCGACCTGACCTATACCCGCGATGCGGTGGGCTTGCCCACGATGCTGGCCGAAACGCTGAATGGGCAGGCGCTGACGACCCAGCTGGCCTATGATGCGCGTCAGCGCGTCGTCGCAGTGACCCAAACCAGCGATCTGGCGAGTGTGCCAGCGAGCAGCCAGCACTATACCCTCGATGCCGTTGGCAACCGTCTGCACGATGGGACAGCGGCCACCACCCATACCTACGATGCGGCAGATCAGGTGCAGGCCTTCACCTATGATCAGGCGGGCAATCTGCTTGATGATGGGCAAACGATCTATAGCTATGATGGGGCCAATCGCCTGCGCCAAACCCAGAGTGCCACCATGACCGTGGCTTATGGCTATAACGGCTGGGGCACGCTGGTCACCGAAACGATCACCCATGGCCTTGTGGTCACCCACACGCTGTTACTCTGGGATGAAACAAGCACTTTACCGCGCTTGCTCGGCACGCAAGCCTCCAATGGGGTTGAAACCCAGTATGCCTATGGCCCTGAAGGCGTGCATGCGGTGCGTGAGCGGCAGCACACGGCCCCGTGGCTGGTGGCCTATACCCAACTCGATGCCCAAGGCACGATTCGCGCCTTAATCACCCCAGCGGGCGTGGAGCAACAACGGACGCATTTCAGCATCTGGGGCACGATCCGCAGCCAAACCGGCACCAGCAGCAATCGCTTGGGCTATACGGGCGAGTTGATGGGCCATGATGGCACGGTCTACCTCCGCGCCCGTCATTATCTGCCAACGATGGGCCGCTTTCTCCAGCAAGATAGCTTTGCGGGTATTCCGACCAGTCCGCAATCACTGCATAAATATAGCTATGCCCACAATAGTCCGGCGTGGCATACCGACCCCAGCGGCAACGTCGTTCCGTTGCTCTTGGCGGCGTGGGCAGCCGTTGAAATCACCCTCTCGGTGTATGATGCGTTTACGACGATGAATACCCTGCTCGATCCGTGTGTCAGCGGCTGGGAGAAGGCATCAACGGCAGGACTTTGGCTTGCGGGCATGTTTCTGCCGGGTGGTGGCTATGCCAGTGGTGGGAAGGCGGCCAAACGCGCCATTGTCAATAATCTTGACCACGCTGATACTGCCCTGTATCGGTTTAATCACTATACCGACGATGTGATCGATAGTGGGAAAGCGGTGACCCATGTCGATGATGCCACCCACGTGGCGCATCAGGCGGATACGGTCGCCAGCCAACGTGATGAGTTAATCAAAGTTACGGATAATCTTCCCTGTGTGCCGGGCAATAGCTTTGTCGCAGGGACGTTGGTCGAGACCAGCCATGGCCTCGTGCCGATTGAAACCTTGGTGGTGGGCGATACGGTCTGGGCGATCGACCCCCAAACCAACCAGGCTGGCTATTACCCGATTACCTGGACGACGGCCCATACCGCTACCTTGGTGATTGAACTAACCATCCAGCCGCTCACCGATACACTGGGGTTGGCGCAGGAACAGATTCAGGCCACCGACCATCACCCGTTCTGGGTCTATGGGCGCGGCTGGATTGATGCAGGTAAACTGCGGGTTGGCGATCGGTTGTTGGGTGATGCGGGCTATACCATCACCGTGGTGGATGTGGGTGTGGAGTTGCAGCCCGTCATGGTCTACAACTTCACCGTGGCTACCCTCCATACCTATACCATTGGCCATGCGGGGATTCTCGTTCATAATACGGGCTGTCTTGAATTTCTTAAGAACGAGCTTGATACCTATGCTGATGGATTTATTCAAAGAGGGGATTTAGACCACTTAGCACCAGGTGAGAGTAAAACAGTAGCGATTTTCAAATCACCACACTCACCGCGAACATTTAAGGCAATAAGCGGAGATACAGGATCTCCATTTCCTGAAGAACTCCGTAACAGTCTTGGCCATAATAAGAATAATACTAGTGGTCCGAAAAAGACACATCGTATGCGCTGGAATTGTGCAGAAATGAATTGTCTCAGGGATATACTCGCAGAATCAGGGGTTACTGATACAACACCCATAAGAAAGGTACGGCCTATCTTAAAGGATTTTGAATTTACCACGATGAATATAGAACGAACATCCACTGGATTTCTAAAACAGTATATCCCTCCATGTCCTGGAAAGGGAAATGTCATTGGATGTCATGACGTACTCGATAAATTAAATATGCTTGAAGGCCTTCTGGAGTGGGAGCCTAGAGTTCGATAA
- a CDS encoding IS4 family transposase — protein MIGLPDALTRTWRGCGNATTGGRVTLKCGIQLDVRTGAITAPDLVNGRAADRALPLQQRDLPPGSLLLADRGFYHLERLPQHDQHGVFWITRLPSNTHVAYPGHAAQPLTTFVRELGPVATWDCAIIVGKEQHVHARLVVTRVAQAVAVQRRARIRQHAQHQHRMPSATALALADWNVVLTNAPRTLISPTEVWALVRVRWQIELLFKLGKSHARLDDWRTTNPARVLGEIDAKLIGLVFQHRF, from the coding sequence ATGATAGGCTTGCCCGATGCGCTCACCCGCACCTGGCGCGGCTGTGGGAATGCAACGACGGGCGGCAGAGTCACGCTCAAATGTGGCATCCAACTTGATGTGCGCACGGGCGCGATCACCGCGCCCGATCTGGTCAACGGACGGGCCGCCGATCGGGCGCTCCCGCTCCAGCAGCGCGATCTGCCGCCGGGGAGTTTGCTGCTCGCCGATCGCGGGTTTTACCATCTGGAGCGCTTGCCCCAGCACGACCAGCACGGGGTCTTTTGGATTACCCGTCTGCCCAGCAACACCCACGTTGCCTATCCGGGGCACGCCGCGCAGCCGTTGACCACATTTGTCCGCGAGCTTGGCCCGGTGGCAACGTGGGATTGTGCGATCATCGTTGGCAAGGAGCAGCACGTGCACGCTCGTTTGGTGGTCACGCGGGTGGCGCAGGCGGTTGCCGTTCAGCGGCGGGCACGCATTCGCCAGCATGCCCAGCACCAGCATCGCATGCCGTCGGCAACGGCCTTGGCACTGGCGGACTGGAATGTGGTGCTTACGAATGCGCCGCGCACGCTGATCAGCCCGACCGAAGTCTGGGCGTTGGTGCGGGTGCGCTGGCAGATTGAGCTGCTGTTTAAGCTGGGGAAAAGCCATGCCCGCCTTGATGACTGGCGCACGACCAATCCGGCACGGGTCTTGGGTGAAATCGATGCGAAATTGATTGGGTTGGTCTTCCAGCATAGGTTTTAA
- a CDS encoding glutamine synthetase family protein, protein MTLRDFLEIPYEELEELNLAAKAQRVGRTPLDKLQEERMRYLNDEKRIKAVTVCFTDLEGRLHMLDYDKKFLLKSADNLTFDGSSIRGFSQQSESDLRLGIDWGAFYWLPADIFGPGKVLVFGQVLERDGSAYPADFRSRLQAYTAELFAKQGIVCNVANEIEGFLFKGRNAEQHYRDTGHFEFVSTGGYYNSLPGDPLRLFIDAAAEAQRAMGFANEKDHPEVAPSQFEMNYSYTEASVAADQVLLYKLICRQLAYKLDLTASFLPKPVTGVNGSGMHTNMSLAKGDTNLFYDANGEEGLSEYGWSYVDRILTSGLDLCLLLNSSVNSYRRLDPHYEAPNQIKASAIDRGSMVRIPLGNARSARIEVRSIAPDANPHMAIYSILKVGLEGPKADTSVRKGAKVLPDNIYDAIEAFQASEIIASVLGEEIQAKYAELKIASADRCPHRLGTLIKRSEVQFHHEVTNQFLWSKF, encoded by the coding sequence ATGACACTTCGCGATTTTCTCGAAATTCCCTACGAAGAGTTGGAAGAACTGAACCTAGCTGCTAAAGCTCAACGGGTTGGTCGTACCCCATTGGACAAGTTGCAAGAAGAGCGCATGCGCTATTTAAACGATGAAAAGCGTATCAAGGCTGTGACCGTTTGTTTCACCGACCTTGAAGGCCGCTTGCACATGCTTGATTACGACAAAAAATTCTTGTTGAAATCAGCTGATAACTTGACCTTTGACGGCTCCTCGATCCGTGGCTTCTCACAACAATCAGAATCCGACTTGCGCTTGGGCATCGATTGGGGTGCATTCTATTGGTTGCCAGCCGATATCTTTGGGCCTGGTAAAGTCTTGGTGTTTGGGCAAGTGTTGGAACGCGATGGTTCGGCGTATCCTGCCGACTTCCGCTCACGCTTGCAAGCCTACACCGCTGAATTGTTTGCCAAACAAGGCATTGTTTGTAATGTTGCCAACGAAATTGAAGGCTTCTTATTCAAGGGCCGCAACGCCGAGCAACACTACCGCGATACTGGTCACTTTGAATTTGTGAGCACTGGCGGGTATTACAACTCATTGCCAGGCGATCCGCTGCGCTTGTTTATCGATGCTGCGGCTGAAGCACAACGCGCAATGGGCTTTGCCAATGAAAAAGATCACCCAGAAGTTGCGCCTTCACAGTTTGAAATGAACTACTCCTACACCGAAGCTTCAGTCGCAGCCGACCAAGTGTTGCTGTATAAATTGATTTGTCGCCAATTGGCCTACAAACTCGATTTGACCGCCAGCTTCTTGCCCAAGCCAGTGACGGGTGTCAATGGTAGCGGGATGCACACTAACATGTCGTTGGCCAAGGGCGATACCAACTTATTCTATGATGCTAACGGCGAAGAAGGCCTTTCAGAATATGGCTGGAGCTATGTTGATCGCATCTTGACCAGCGGCTTGGATCTGTGTTTGTTACTGAACTCCAGCGTCAATTCATATCGCCGCCTCGACCCACACTACGAAGCGCCAAACCAAATCAAGGCTTCGGCGATCGACCGTGGTTCGATGGTGCGGATTCCATTGGGCAATGCTCGTTCAGCTCGTATTGAAGTGCGCTCGATTGCCCCAGATGCCAACCCACACATGGCGATTTACTCGATCTTGAAGGTTGGATTAGAAGGGCCAAAGGCCGATACCTCAGTTCGCAAGGGCGCAAAAGTATTGCCCGACAACATCTACGATGCAATCGAAGCCTTCCAGGCAAGCGAAATTATCGCTTCAGTCTTGGGCGAAGAAATTCAAGCCAAGTATGCTGAATTGAAGATTGCCTCGGCTGATCGCTGTCCACATCGCTTGGGCACGTTGATCAAACGCTCGGAAGTTCAATTCCACCACGAAGTAACCAACCAATTCCTCTGGAGCAAGTTCTAA
- a CDS encoding ATP-binding protein, which yields MPRKLKWPLAGAWQRRLIKATRRKDVTLEQFPVGLVWFQGSQVFFNQAVTAMIGYSNAEITTTEQWFSTLYGSEAASMRQLYAATSAAALGQTIHGFIVNRQNQSCLLECTLASHGHRQVWLVRDITESNRLERLMLQTEQTARVGGWEIDLRTNQVFWTREMYHILDTTPHEYTPTIENQNFFHTNATLIQLEAIFRQMIEQRGSFDLSVEMRTFRGRSFWGRFTGRVELEFGQPIKIYGSLQDVTEHHQLTEALRVAERDYRTIFETTKIGIFRITPDGRVLRANPALVRLAGFAHEHELVDYVADLTTMYVDPQRFDDLRELLQTNGSYDEIESEVYRPATGERIWISETSRLVYADDGSVLYTEGTIQEITARKQAEEALRHARDAAEAANHAKSTFLANMSHELRTPLNAIIGYSELLMDETDFADPTMVEQFHHDIAQINDAGHQLLNLVNDVLDLAKVEAGKYQIAAETFDLNSLVRDLIATINPMAQKNANSLYFEPNKHLPLIHTDRSMLRQILLNLLSNAAKFTKEGTINISVSFDPASQHVQCRVRDTGIGMSDAQMQRLFEPFTQGDASTTRRYGGTGLGLALCRHFIELLNGSIQVESVFGQGSIFTIVFPCLVEALD from the coding sequence ATGCCTCGGAAATTGAAATGGCCACTCGCTGGCGCATGGCAACGCCGCTTGATTAAAGCAACTCGCCGTAAAGATGTAACGCTTGAGCAATTTCCGGTTGGCTTGGTTTGGTTTCAAGGCTCACAGGTTTTTTTTAATCAAGCGGTCACGGCGATGATTGGCTATAGCAATGCTGAAATTACGACGACTGAGCAATGGTTTAGCACCTTGTATGGCTCTGAAGCTGCTAGCATGCGCCAATTGTATGCTGCAACCTCGGCAGCAGCCTTAGGCCAAACTATCCATGGATTTATTGTGAATCGTCAGAACCAAAGTTGTCTTTTAGAATGCACCTTGGCTTCGCATGGCCATCGTCAGGTCTGGTTGGTGCGCGATATTACCGAGAGCAATCGGCTTGAGCGCTTGATGCTACAAACTGAACAAACTGCCCGCGTCGGTGGCTGGGAGATCGACTTAAGGACCAATCAAGTTTTTTGGACGCGCGAAATGTACCATATTTTGGATACCACCCCACATGAATATACGCCCACAATTGAGAATCAGAATTTTTTCCATACCAATGCCACGTTAATTCAACTTGAAGCAATTTTTCGCCAAATGATCGAGCAGCGTGGCTCGTTTGATCTGAGCGTCGAAATGCGGACGTTTCGTGGGCGCTCGTTTTGGGGGCGTTTTACCGGGCGAGTTGAGCTAGAGTTTGGTCAGCCGATTAAAATTTATGGCTCGCTGCAAGATGTAACTGAGCATCATCAATTAACTGAGGCCTTGCGCGTGGCCGAGCGTGACTATCGCACAATTTTTGAAACCACCAAAATTGGCATCTTTCGGATTACGCCCGATGGACGGGTGTTGCGGGCTAACCCAGCTTTGGTGCGCTTGGCAGGCTTTGCCCATGAACATGAATTGGTCGATTATGTGGCCGATTTAACCACCATGTATGTTGATCCACAGCGCTTTGACGATTTGCGTGAGCTGCTGCAAACCAATGGCTCGTATGATGAAATTGAATCGGAAGTCTATCGGCCTGCAACTGGCGAACGGATTTGGATCAGCGAAACCTCACGTTTGGTCTATGCTGATGATGGTTCGGTGCTCTACACCGAAGGCACAATTCAAGAAATTACGGCACGCAAACAGGCCGAGGAGGCTTTACGCCATGCCCGTGATGCTGCCGAAGCCGCCAATCATGCCAAAAGCACCTTTTTGGCCAATATGAGCCACGAGCTACGTACACCACTGAATGCAATTATTGGCTACAGCGAATTGCTGATGGACGAGACAGATTTTGCTGACCCGACCATGGTTGAACAGTTTCATCACGATATTGCTCAAATTAATGATGCAGGTCATCAATTGCTCAATTTGGTCAACGATGTGCTTGATTTGGCCAAAGTTGAGGCTGGCAAGTACCAAATTGCTGCCGAAACTTTTGATCTCAACAGCCTTGTACGCGATTTGATTGCCACAATTAACCCGATGGCCCAGAAAAATGCCAACAGCCTCTATTTCGAGCCAAACAAACATCTGCCGTTAATTCATACTGATCGTTCAATGTTACGCCAGATTTTGCTGAATTTATTGAGCAATGCTGCCAAATTTACTAAAGAAGGCACAATTAACATCAGCGTGAGCTTTGATCCAGCCAGTCAACATGTGCAATGTCGGGTGCGCGATACGGGCATTGGCATGAGTGATGCCCAAATGCAGCGCTTGTTTGAGCCATTTACCCAAGGCGATGCCTCGACCACACGGCGCTATGGTGGCACAGGCTTGGGTTTGGCGCTTTGTCGCCATTTTATCGAACTCTTGAACGGCTCAATTCAAGTTGAAAGCGTTTTTGGCCAAGGCTCGATCTTTACCATTGTCTTTCCATGCTTGGTTGAGGCGCTTGATTAG
- a CDS encoding patatin-like phospholipase family protein produces the protein MKKSTPSKRALVLAGGGISGAVYEIGALRAIDDLLTTLSINDFDMYVGTSAGSLISSCLANGITTRELLRILEGALPDAKRLQRDQILALNLRGLIKRGRRLPRLLAQRAIETLRRPQDFAPLDWAWKLLEGLPNGIYSTNSLERYLRHFLTERGSNHFAELQRELYIVATELDSGERAVFGEGSLRNVPISAAVAASSAMPIVYEPVRINGVDYIDGGVRGTASLDVAIDRGAKLIVCVNPLVAFDNRKHQLGSRIADAGIQAIGNQVFRTFIQAGLHYHIKKLRQQHPDVDIILIEPRADDAIVFAEHVLHYDERMLLARHGYESATIRLADKYQDYKAILAKHGVHISRQRVAKELHHLFASDDADTLHSLLENDPNGKRLTHPQKSWRTVNLAHTLDDLDARLGNLE, from the coding sequence ATGAAGAAATCAACCCCATCCAAACGCGCTCTTGTCCTCGCTGGTGGTGGCATCTCTGGTGCCGTTTACGAAATTGGCGCTCTCCGTGCCATTGATGATCTCCTCACAACCCTAAGCATCAACGATTTTGATATGTATGTTGGCACAAGTGCTGGCAGCCTGATTAGCTCGTGCTTGGCGAATGGCATTACTACCCGCGAGTTGCTACGCATTCTCGAAGGAGCCTTGCCCGATGCCAAGCGGCTGCAACGCGACCAAATTCTAGCGCTCAATTTGCGCGGCTTGATCAAGCGTGGTCGCCGTTTGCCGCGCCTGCTAGCGCAACGGGCGATCGAAACCTTGCGTCGGCCACAAGATTTTGCCCCCCTCGACTGGGCTTGGAAGTTGCTCGAAGGCTTGCCCAACGGCATTTATTCAACCAACAGCTTAGAGCGCTATCTGCGCCATTTCTTGACTGAGCGGGGTAGCAACCACTTTGCCGAGTTACAACGTGAGCTTTATATTGTGGCAACTGAGCTTGATAGTGGCGAACGGGCGGTGTTTGGCGAAGGCAGCCTGCGCAATGTTCCAATTTCGGCGGCGGTTGCAGCTTCTAGCGCTATGCCAATTGTCTATGAGCCTGTTCGGATCAATGGGGTTGATTATATTGATGGTGGCGTGCGCGGTACTGCCAGCCTCGATGTAGCAATTGATCGCGGAGCAAAACTGATTGTCTGTGTCAATCCATTGGTAGCCTTCGATAACCGCAAGCATCAGCTTGGTAGCCGGATCGCCGATGCTGGCATTCAGGCGATTGGTAACCAGGTATTTCGCACCTTTATTCAGGCTGGCTTGCACTATCACATCAAAAAATTGCGCCAGCAGCACCCTGATGTTGATATTATTTTGATCGAGCCACGCGCCGATGATGCGATTGTATTTGCCGAACATGTGCTGCATTACGATGAGCGTATGTTGCTCGCTCGCCATGGCTACGAATCAGCCACAATTCGTTTAGCCGATAAATATCAAGATTACAAGGCAATTTTGGCTAAACATGGCGTACACATCAGCCGCCAACGGGTCGCAAAAGAATTACATCATCTCTTTGCGAGTGACGATGCCGATACTTTACACTCGTTATTAGAGAACGATCCCAATGGCAAGCGTCTGACTCACCCGCAGAAAAGCTGGCGTACTGTCAACCTAGCCCACACCCTCGACGACCTTGATGCCCGCCTCGGCAATTTAGAATAG
- a CDS encoding ATP-binding protein, with amino-acid sequence MELPALSAVLVDAILLQCPQYDRVSVTVALESVFAGHPTLLGGNTISMLLGQNNDLTNATITIGDVHAGNQVHVTVTLPQPIDPLPAALAALASIPLNDVPKPRSDLPQASRLPFEASPHFVGRETELKALAQAIGTAQPAVVMPAVTTGLGGIGKTSLVTEFAYRYGVYFHGGVFWLQSQPLG; translated from the coding sequence ATGGAATTGCCAGCCCTTAGTGCCGTTCTGGTCGATGCGATTCTGCTTCAATGCCCGCAGTATGATCGGGTGAGTGTCACGGTGGCGCTCGAATCGGTTTTTGCGGGCCATCCCACGCTGCTTGGTGGCAATACGATCTCCATGCTGCTTGGCCAGAACAATGATCTTACCAATGCCACGATTACGATTGGTGATGTGCATGCCGGAAATCAGGTGCATGTCACGGTGACGCTCCCCCAGCCGATTGACCCGCTACCCGCTGCGCTTGCGGCCCTTGCCTCGATTCCATTGAATGATGTGCCCAAGCCCCGTTCCGATCTCCCTCAAGCCTCACGCTTGCCCTTTGAAGCCAGTCCGCACTTTGTTGGGCGCGAGACGGAATTAAAAGCGCTCGCGCAGGCGATTGGCACGGCGCAGCCAGCGGTCGTCATGCCAGCCGTGACCACCGGACTAGGCGGGATTGGCAAAACGAGCCTGGTGACGGAATTTGCCTATCGCTATGGGGTCTATTTTCATGGCGGGGTGTTTTGGTTGCAAAGTCAGCCCTTGGGATGA